The Prochlorococcus sp. MIT 0801 genomic sequence GATGTCATTCCCAGGCTGGCAAGCAAAACTTTCTATTGGTGATTCTTATCACTTACCTGTATTGACTCATAAAGAATTGATAACAAATTCTAGTTCTCTAGATATTTTGGTTGAAAAGATTTTTAAAAATATCTAATTAAGACCACTATGTCTTATTAGGGCTTCAGTAGAGGGAAGTCTTCCTCTAAATTGTTTGAAAACCTTATTGGGTGAACGACTACCACCAAGACTAAGAATTGAATCTCTATATTTCTTGCCAATTTTTCTTACTTCATCCTGATTAGCAAGGCCTGCCTCTTCAAATGCGGCAAAGGCGTCAGAACTGAGTACCTCAGCCCATTTGTATGAGTAGTATCCAGCAGCATAGCCACCAGCAAAAATATGACTGAAGGCACAGAGAAATTGATCTTCTGGAATAGGATCCATCACTGTTGTATTTTTTGCGATTTCTCGTCGTAACTCATCTGGGGAAATTTCTAAATCTTCATTCCATTGACTATGGAGTTTTAGATCAGTGAGAGCAAAATGTATTTGCCTTAAAGTCGCTAGCCCAGAATTAAATGTTCTGCTTTGCCTTAATTTATTGATTTCAGATTCTGGTAATGGCTCTTTCGTCTTCCAATGTATTGCTATTTCAGAAATTGTTTGATCCTCCAAGCACCAATTTTCCATGAATTGGCTTGCTAATTCAACAGCATCCCATTCAACGTTATTAATACCAGCTGCTTGAGGGTAATTTATAGTTGTCAGCATATGTTGTAGTCCGTGCCCAAATTCATGAAAGAGAGTTTCTACTTCTTCGAAACTCATCAGACTGGGTTTGTCCGCAATTGGAGGAGTTTGATTGCAGACTAAATAGGCTACTGGGAGAACAATATCATCTTTCGTTTTTTGATTTCGGCACAAACATTCATCCATCCAGGCACCTCCTCTTTTCGTCGCGGGACGACTGAAGGGATCTAGATAGAAAGATGCAATTTTCTGGCCGTCTATATTTTTAACATCGAAGAAACGGACATCTTCATGCCATAAAGGAGCTGTATTAATTACTTCTTCAATGTCAATTTCAAAAAGTCTTTTGCATAAATTGAATAGACCATTAAGAACTTGATCTAGAGGAAACCAAGGCCTGAGTTTCTCTTGGTCAAGATCGTATTTCTCTTTGCGTAGTACTTCAGCCCAAAAACTTATATCCCATGGAGATAGCTCAAAATCTTCGTTTTCTCCATTTCTTTTGGCACACTCACGAAGATGTATAATTTCTTTTTCGGCATGAGGCATTGCTGCTAATCGTAATTCTTCTAGTAACATCTCAACAGCCTCTTCATTATCAGCCATCTTTGTAGCCAGACTAATTTCGCACCAGTTTTTATATCCTAATAGTTTTGCCTGTTTATTTCTGAGATCTAGAATCTCTTCAATTATTTTTTTATTATTAATCTTTCCATTGCTAGCTCTACTTACAAAAGCTCTGTAGACTTCCTCTCTGATACGTCTATCTTTTGCATAGGTTTGAAAAGGAATGTACCTAGGCAAGTCTAAGCCAACTCTCCATGGACCACTTGATGCTGATGGTTCATTACCTTCTTTATCTTTGTCACCAGATTCCTTTGCCGCAAGAGCTAATGTTTCAAGTGCTCTTTCAGGAAGCCCCTCGACTTCTGATTTGTTTTTTAATAAAAGAGTCCAATTCTTAGTCGCATCTAATACGTTGTTACTAAATGTCGTTGATAATTCGGCTAGTCGCTCACTACGAGAATTAAATAGTGCTTTTTTATCAGCTTCTAGACCAATTCCTTTGTTTTTCATCGTTATTAGTTCTGCTTCAATTATTCTTATTTGTGTTTCGTCCTTTATATTTCCATGCTCTTTTAAATTTGAGAGCGCCTTGAAAATGACTTCGTTTTGAGCGAGCTGATTGCTAAATCTAACGATGGTAGGTTGCTGATTTGAATGAACCTCACGTAGTTTAGTGGAATTGCATACAGCATTCAGATGACTTACAACCCCCCAACTCCACCTAAGCTTTTCACCTATTTCATAAAGCTGAGGCATTACATCTTCCCAACTTAGTGAACTTTTGGTTTCTAATTGCTCTTCGAGTTGTTCTTCTAGTTTATTTAATTTTTCATTTAATTCTTTTATGAGCTTGGGTATATTTTCCGTGATCTCGTTAGGGGTGATTTTATCGTAATCAGGAAGTCCTTCACCTTTTAATAGAGCTGTTGGCTTTATTGAAGTCATTTTTAAAATTCAAAAACTAACTGATTGGTACAAGGCTATTGGTAATTAATGATTGTGCGAGAGCATTTGTTGATACCTCATATAAATCAATAGCTATTCTTGGCCAAAAACCTATTACTAATGTAGGAACTAAGAGGCTTAAACCTATTGAAAGCTCTCTAGCATCCATTTCTTTTACTATGGATAATGCAGGGATCCTAGGACCAAAAAATACTCTTCTACACATTGAAAGAAGGTAGATAGGAGTTAAAACCAGTCCGATAGCTGCTAAAAGGATTGTTATTGCTCTAAATAAAGAAGTGAATCCTTCTTGACTGGTGATGCCTAGAAAAACTGTGATTTCACTTATAAATCCACTCATCCCTGGTAAGGCAAGTGACGCTAAAGAACTGGCCAAGAAGAATGCGAAAGTAATTGGTAAAGCCTTTGCTAAACCGCCCATGTTAGGGATTGAAAGAGTATTGGTTCTTTCATAAAAACTTCCAGTAACAAAAAACATTGCGGCAGCAATCAGTCCATGGCTAATCATTTGGAGCATCGCTCCACTGATTCCAAGTGCATTAACTGCGCCAATTCCAACAAGAACAAAACCCATGTGACTTACAGAACTGCAGGCGATGCGCCTTTTTACATTGTCTTGTGCAAAAGCATTTAGAGCTCCATAAATAATATTTACTATCCCAATGATGATTAGAGCTGGAGCAAGTATTAAATGAGTATCAGGTAAAATTTGGACGTTAAATCTTATAAGAGCGTAACCTCCCATTTTTAATAAAACACCAGCTAATAACATTGAAACCGGTGCATTTGCCTCCCCATGAGCATCGGGAAGCCAGGTATGAAGTGGAAAGATAGGAAGCTTTACTCCAAAACCAATTAAAAAACCTAAATAACAAAATATCCCAAAATTCCCGGTAAAAGATTTGGCTGCAATTTCACTTAAATTGAAGGTGAATTGATCTCCAGAAAGAGCTAAAGCAAGCCCACTAATTAATATTAAAAGGGAAGCCAGTGCGGTGTAAAGAATGAATTTTGTTGCTGCATAGAGTTTCCTTTTGCCTCCCCAAATAGCAATCAAAAGATAGACTGGAACTAGCTCAAGCTCCCAAGCTAAAAAGAATAGTAAGAAATCTTGCGATAGGAAAACTAAAGCTTGGGCTGAAGCTTGTATAAGTAATAGAGCAAAGTAAAGCCTTGTTTTTTGTTTTACTTTCCAACTTGCAGCTGCGGACAAAAAAGTGATTAGCCCGCTTAGGACTACCAGCGGAGCGGATATTCCATCTACTCCCAGTGACCATTCGAGTCCTATGGACGGAAGCCACTGAAGTCTTTCGACCAACTGCAAGCTTTCGCTATTTGGATCAAATAAATTGGCAAAAGCCAATACAACTATTAGAAAATCGGCTAATAAAATTACTAGGGCTATATTTCTCGGAAGATTAGAATTTTTACCTTCTTGCGTTGGGAGGAAAGGCATTATCAATGCTCCAACTATGGGGAGGAGCACAATGAGTGAGAGCCATGGAAATACCGTCTGAGAATCAATACTCATAGGCAGATTGGCATCCATAATTTGGGGCAAGTCAGCCATAAAGCTATCAGTTTTTTTTCGTTTTCATGAGTAGAACTACCCAAAGGTGTTTGAAATGCATTCGCTTCCTGTGAGCTGGATGCTCATTAATGGAGCACGACTTGCTACACCAGCAGCTTCCCAAGCTTTGACCATCGCGACACTGACTTCTCGGCCTTTAGTCGCTTTGCACAAGGCAAGAATGCTTGGTCCTGCTCCACTAATTGCACATCCTAAAGCTCCGGCAGCCTTTGCTGCTTCTCTTACCTCTAACCCACCTTTAATCAGACCCCATCTGTAGGGTTCATGAAGCTTGTCATGCATACCATCTGCAATTAAATCCTCATTTCCAGTCCTTAGTCCTTGAAGCAGAAGAGTAAGCGCACCTAAATTGATTACTGCATCATTGACTGGAATATTCTCCGGCATTACACGTCTCGCTTCGCTTGTACTAAGGCGAATAGATGGAATTGCAACTACTGCTTTTATTGATTTATCCCAATCACAGCGGACCACTCGCCATCTGTCATTGGCAGTTTTAGCTGTTACGCAAAGACCTCCTATTAATGATGGAACAACATTGTCTGGATGACCTTCTATATCTATTGCCAGCTCCAATAATTTTTCCTTAGGTAAAGGATATCCAGCAAGTGCATTTGCTCCAACTAGCCCTGCCACGATAGCCGTAGCACTGCTTCCAAGTCCTCTTGCGGGAGGTACTGCCAATGTTACTCTTGCTTCAAGAGCTACAGGCTCTATACCTGCAGTTCTCCAAACTCTTTGCGCGGCTCGATAAAAAAGGTTTTCAGGGCCGCCTCTTAAATGATTGCCTTCAGTACTTTCCATTATTAATTCAAATCTTTCAGCATTACCTTCAATTCTTTTAATAGTGAACTGATTGGAAAGGTCTAATGCTGCTCCAAGGCAATCAAACCCTGGACCAATATTGGCTGTAGTAGAAGGGACTTCTACTACGACAGTTTGTCCTATTTTTGGCGGCCCCATGTTTTTATCCTTTAGCTAAGTCTCCCATTTTATTCGGCAATTAAGCGTGCTCTGCAAGCTGAGCTGAATAATGTCGCTTCTTTATCTTTAAGAACAACCAATGGAATTTCCTTTAAATAAGATTGAAAGCGACCCTTATTACTAAATGCACTAAGGAAGTTAGAAGAGTTTATTCCATCGAGGTTTTTTGCTGCTGTTCCACCTGCTATCCATAAGCCTGAAGAGCAAAGTTCTTGTAAAGCAAGGTCTCCAGCTGCAGACCCATAAGCATTTAGCCATAGTTGCAAGGCTTCAGTCATTAATTTGTCTCCGTTTTTTGCTTTTTCCCAAACAAGTGCGGGTAAATCTGTGGAATCTGATTTGTCACTATCCATATTTTTTAAAATTACCTGAAGTGGATGGCTTTCATTTATTGGATCATCCAATTTCCATCTGGCAATCATGCCAAGGCCAGTACCACTAACAATTCTTTCAATGGATATTCTTTGAATATTTAACTTCTTTTTTAGCCATTTGACTAATGCCCATTCGTTTTCTGTTCTTGGGGAAAATTCTCGATGCCCTCCTTCACTTGGAAATATAGAAATGCTTTTAGGGGTTATAAAGCCTCTGGACATTCCTAAGCCAGTACCAGCTCCGATAATTGCAATTAATTTTTGATTGTTTTTGTAATCAGAATTTAATGTCCCTTGTATTACTTCATATTGGTTTCTGTTGAAAAATGGTATTCCATAGATTAAAACTGAAAAATCATTTATTAATTCAATATTATTTATTTTTGAAAGTAGAGATAACTTTTTTGATTCGATGTCCCAGCCAAGATTTGTAATCTTAACCTCCTGATTTTGTATTGGCCCGGCTACACCAATAGAACCATATTGAGGCAGTGATATATGATCTGGTAAATGTTTAATAAAATCTTCAAATAATGAGTAAAAAGATTTCCATTCTGATGAAATATAGTACTTCTCAAATAATTTTTTTGGATAGTTCTCGTTTGAATAAATAGCTAATATTGTTTTAGTTCCCCCAAGGTCTCCAGCAAGTAAATTCATTATTTATGAAATTTCTTTAATTATTATTTACTCTCAACCAAACTCTTTTTGCTGATTGATTCATCCATTATAAGTTTGAACTTATCCAAAGTCATTTTACCAAGATCTTTTCCCTCACGTGTTCTTACCGAGATTTCATTATTCTCTTCTTCTTTATCTCCAATAATTATCAAGAAAGGTATTCTTTGCATTGTATGCTCTCTTATCTTAAATCCCACTTTTTCATTCCTTGTGTCAACAGAAGCTCTAAAACCATATTTTATTAATTTAGATTTAGTATCCAAGCATGCATCATTATTTCTGTCAGTTATCCCCATTACTACGATTTGAAGTGGGCATAACCATATGGGCAAGTTCCCAGAATAGTTCTCAATTAAAATACCAATAAATCTCTCAAATGAACCTAAAATTGCTCTATGCAACATGACAGGGGGTTGTTTCTTCCCATCAACATCTATGTAGCTTGAATTTAGCCTTTCAGGCATTGAGAAATCTACTTGAATTGTCCCACATTGCCAGACTCTGTTAAGACAATCTTTGAGGGAGAATTCAATTTTTGGACCATAGAAAGCCCCTTCTCCAGGCAGTAAAGACCAATCTAATCCTTTTGAATCTAAAGCATCTGAAAGCGCTTTTTCTGATTTGTCCCATACATCATCGCTTCCAACTCTTTTCTCTGGTCTTGTTGAGAGTTTAATAAGAATTGAATTGAAACCAAAGGCTTTATAGACTTCAAAAACAAGATCAATAAAGCTTTGAACTTCTTCTTGTATTTGTTCATTAGTGCAGAAAATATGTCCATCATCTTGAACAAAGTTTCTTACTCTCATTAATCCATGTAAAGCTCCAGATGGTTCATTCCTATGACAAGATCCAAACTCTGAAAGTCTTATTGGAAGATCACGATAGCTTTTTAAACCTTGATTAAATACTTGTACATGACATGGACAATTCATTGGTTTTATAGCATATTCTTTATTCTCAGATGTAGTAGTAAACATGTCCTCCTTAAATTTATCCCAATGTCCAGATTTCTCCCATAAACTTCTACAAACTATCTGAGGTGATTTTAATTCTTGATAATCATATTTTGAAATCGTTTCCCGAATAAAATCTTGTAAAACTCTATAAATAGTCCAACCATTTGGATGCCAGAAAATCATTCCTGGTGCTTCTTCTTGAAAGTGGAAAAGTGATAGTTTTTTACCCAATTTTCTATGATCTCTTTTTTCTGCTTCTTCAATTCTATTAATGTATTCTTTTAATTCTTTAGAATTCTTCCAAGCTGTTCCATATATTCTTTGAAGCATTTCATTGTTAGAATCTCCTCGCCAATATGCACCAGAAACTTTCATTAATTTAAAAGCTCTTAGATGCCTTGTGTTTGGGACGTGAGGTCCTCTGCACATATCAATATATTCTTCATGTTTATATAGTTTTATAATTTCATCTTTCGGTATATTTTTAATTATATCTAGCTTGAATACTTCACCTCTTTCTGAGAAAACTTGTGTTGCTTTTGCAGGAGAAACGACTTCTACATCTACATCGTAATCTTTATTTATAAGTTCTTTTATCCTTTTTTCAATCTTCTCCAAATCTACTGGAGTAAATGTATCTTTGTATGAAATATCATAATAAAAACCATCCTCAATGACAGGGCCAATTGCCATTTTGGCCTCAGGATATAGCTGCTTTACTGCGTGACCGAGAAGGTGAGCGAATGAATGTCTAATAATTTCTAAACCTTCATTATCCTTTGATGTGATTATTTGTATTTCGGCATCATTTGTAATTGGAATACATGTATCCAAAAGATTACCGTTGACTCTTCCTGCTAGTGCTGCTTTTGCTAAACCAGGACCAATATCTGTGGCTATTTTTTCAATGGTTACTGATGATTCATAGTTCTTTTCACTACCATCAGGTAAAGTAATTATTGGCATAATCGTCTATAGAGTTGAATAAAATCCAAGAGCATCTTTAACTCTCTTTAATGTTAACTTAGAAACCTCCTGGGCAGTAAGTTTGCCTTTATTTAGTATTCTTTTTAACTCTTCTGGATCATTCATTAGTTCTTTATATTTTTCTTGAATAGGTTTAAGAACGTTAATCATTGCCTCTGTAAACTCTGGTTTGAATTTACCCCAGCCCATTTCTGCGCAATACTCAGCTGCTTTTTCTCTGCCTAGGCCTGAAATTATAGAATAAATTGTTAAAAGATTTTCAGCTTCAGGTCTTGAAGGATTTCCGAATTCTAATCCTAATTGTGAGTCGGTTTTTGCACGTTTTATTTTTTTAGTAATTACATCTGGACTGTCTAATAAAGTAATCCTACTATTTTCATTTGGGTCGCTTTTACTCATTTTTTTTGTTCCGTCTGTCAGGCTCATGACTTTGGAACACTCTTTCAAAATTAAGGGATTTGGAACTTTAAGTATTGGATTCTCTTTTGTTCCGAATTTTGAATTAATTCTTTGAGAAGCAATATCTCTCGCAAGCTCAAGATGCTGCTTTTGATCTTCTCCAACAGGCACCAAATCAGCGTCATAGAGAAGAATATCCGCGGCCATAAGAACTGGATAATCTAATAATCCAATAGATACATTGTCGCCTTGTTTAATTGACTTTTCCTTGAACTGAATCATTCTCTCCATCCAGTTTAAAGGAGTTAAGCAATTTAATATCCAGCAAAGCTCGCTATGTGCGCTTATCTGACTTTGAATGAATATTGAGCATTTATCAGGATTCATTCCACAAGCGATATACAAAGCCGCTGTAGATAAAGAATTTTGATGAAGAGATTTTGGGTCATGCGGAGTCGTTATCGCATGAAGATCAACAACGCAAACAAAAGTTTCGTAATTTTCTTGTAATTCAACCCAGTTTCTTATTGCTCCAAGCCAGTTACCAATATGAACATCTCCTGTGGGTTGAACACCAGATAAGACTCGCTTCTGATTCACTTATCCTTGCTCGCTTGTATTTGTTGAATCATCTTCATTTGAACTTGCTTCTGTTGTTTGATCATTATCTTTTTCTGCAGGATCTTGAGCAACATTGTTTGCCTGATTAGTATCAGCTACCTCTTGTTCTTTAACTGGCTTTTCTGGTCTTGCAAAAGGGTTGGGCTTTGTGTTGGCTGAGTTGTTATTTTCACCGTTATAGTTTCCCCTGTTACCCCTGCCTCTTCTTTGGTCATTGGCGGGCGCTTGAGACCTATATTCGTTGACTAAATTTTCAAGATTTCCATCTTCAAGCATTTGGGCAAGAGTTCTTACCGCGAAACCTAAAACAGCAACAGTAGAACGAAGATTAAAAGCTTCTTGTAATGATCTAGCTGCTCGCATTTCATTATCACTTAAGCGAATACGAAAGCCTCCCTCTCTATTGTTAGGACCTCGGCCACCTCTGAAATTATTACGACCATTTTGTCTTTGGTTTTGGAAATCGCCACCACCTGACTGATTATTGGTGTAAGAGTCACCCATGAACTTATTTGCCAATAGGGGCAAGTGTGACGCATAGCCGGTACTTTTGCGACATATTTGAATATCTTGATTAGCACTTTCACATCTAATGACATTGATCCCTGCGGAATGATTTGATTTCTTTAGGCATAAATTTTTCCTCTTAAAAACGTAAAACCTTCTTTCTTTGCGGTTATTAAGGGAAAATTTGCTTTAAAATGAAAGTTAGCTAAGAAGAAACTGTATTTATTCAAATCGTGGAAAATCATTCATTAACAAAACCTCCTCTTTCCTTACCTTCTTTTTCGATTCCGAAAATTAGTCTTTTTATTGGGCTAACTATTACCGGTCAATGGGTTTTAAGTGATGTGGCCCATATCCCTGGGGGTGGACTTGGATTGCTATTAGGGCTTGGTTGTATTTTTTATTTTTTAAAACCAGGAAAGGTTTCATTTGATGCTCCCTCTACTGTTCAAGGATGGGTAAGAAGATGTCATGACGTTTTAGAGAATTTTGAGTATTTACTTGAGGATGGAGAACAAAGTGAAAGAAAAAAAGAAAGAATTAATTCCTTGCAAAAAATTATTGATAGAAGCGAAGATCAAAGCATTGGTTTCTTGAAAACAAAAGGCGTAAAATTACCTGATAAAGAGCAATTGGAAAAAGTTTTAGGAATAAATAATCAAATAAAAGTTTCTTTTCCACCAGCTCTTCCTGTAAGAGATCGAAATTGGATTTTGCCAGATTTAATCCAAGATCAAGATTTTATTGTTTATTCTTTGGCACTTCCAATGAGCGCAGCTGATCTTTTGTGGATTAAAAATATCCCTACAGATCAACCAGCCTGGCTAATGGTTGCCAGTAAAGAATCTACTGATTGGTCTGACGAGCGAAATGCATTAGAGGCTCAATTACCAGATAGATGGACTAACAGAGTATTGAAATGGGATGGATCTCAAACAGAAATGGCAACGGTTCTTTCTCCAATTAAGAAACTTCTTGAAAATCCAAAGAAGAATACAGACATTACTAAGCAAAGACTTTTGTCTCGATTGCATACTTCTTGGCAAAAAGATTTGGAAAAATTAAGAAGAGAAAAATTTAAGGTTATTCAAACAAGATCTCAGTGGATAGTTGCTGGTATCGTTTTCGCCTCCCCTGTTGCCTCAACTGATTTGCTTGCAGTTGCAGTGGTTAATGGCTTGATGATCAAAGAAATGTCGAAAATATGGTCTTCCAAAATGAAGCCAGAATTACTTGAGGCAGTCTCACGACAACTAGCAATGGCTGCAATTGCTCAAGGAGTGGTCGAATGGAGTGGACAGTCCTTGTTGAGCTTGGCAAAGCTTGATGGCTCCTCTTGGGTTGCTGCTGGAACAATTCAGGCCTTGAGTGCTGCTTATTTAACAAGAGTGGTTGGGAGATCGATGGCTGATTGGATGGCTCTTAATAACGGAGTAACTCAACCTGATTTAGAACTTATTAAGCAACAAGCTCCTCAACTAGTATCAAAAGCTGCTGAGTTAGAAAGAGTTGATTGGGTGGCTTTTTTAAAGCAATCAAAAGAATGGATTCATTCTCAATCTATGAATTACAAAGTTAAATCAGTTTAAGTTTATAACTTTTATTCTGTTATCTCATTGACTTATATTTAGATAAAACATTAATACTTTCTAATTTCAAATATATGTTTAATAAAAAGGTTCCTTTTGATTATCTTTATAAGAAAAATAAGATACTTGGTTTATATATTTTCCTTTCTTTAAATATTTTATTCCTGATAGGATGTGTAAATAAAAACACTTATAGACCAAGCAATGATAAGCCTTTCGTTTTAACTACTTTTACAATTTTGGCCGATCTTGCTAGAAATGTTGCTGGAGATAGACTTCTAGTTAAATCAATAACGAAACCAGGAGCAGAAATCCATAGTTATCAATTTACACCTAGTGATATCGTAAAAACTAAAGGAGCAAAACTGATTATTGAAAATGGTTTAGGTCTTGAAGCATGGTTTTCGAAATTTATGATTAGCACGGGTGATATTCCCAATGTGAAATTAACCGAGGGGATGAAGCCATTATTGATAGAGGGAGATGCTTATTCAGGGAAGCCAAATCCTCATGCCTGGATGTCACCCAAAAGAGCTAAGAATTATGTAGATAAAATAGTTGATGCTTTTATTAAAATCGATCCTGATGGAGCTCTTGAATACTCATCTAACGCTTCAACCTATAAAGCTAAACTTGAATTGCTTGATAAAGAGCTAAGAGATTCTTTATCCTCTATTCCTAAAGAAAGAAGATTTTTGGTGACATGCGAAGGAGCCTTTACTTATCTGGCCCGTGATTACGGAATGAAAGAGGCATATTTGTGGCCAGTTAATGCTGAAAGTCAAGTAACCCCAAGGAGAATGGTGAATTTAATAAAAAAAATCCAAGAGAATGAAGTTCCAACTATTTTTTGTGAAAGCACTGTGAGTGCAGAAGCACAAATGGAAGTTGCAAAATCAAGCGGAGCTGTTTTTGGTGGGACTTTCTATGTAGATTCACTCTCAAATCAAAATGGTCCTGCTCCTACCTATATAGATTTACTAAGGCACAATGTTCGATTGATTACTAAGGGCCTATCTATTTCAGCAATAAAAAAATAATGAACCCAATTTTTAAAAGTAACGAGAAAGATTTTATGCGTATTGAGGCAGACCAAGTTTGTGTGGACTACAACGGAACAGTTGCTCTTTATGATGCAAGTTTAAATTTAAAAGCTGGATCTATCTGTGGCCTTGTGGGCATGAATGGTGCCGGAAAATCAACTTTTTTCAAAGCTCTCATGGGCTTTGTTAGACCTTCAAGGGGTAAAATAAAGATCAATGGTATAAACGTTAATCAAGCGCAGAAGGAGCAATCCGTTGCATATGTTCCACAAAATGAAGGAATAGATTATTCATTTCCAGTGAGTGTTTGGGATGTCGTAATGATGGGGCGATATGGTGCTATGAACATTTTTCGAATACCAAGAGAGTCAGATAGACGAGCAGTTGTTCATGCCCTTGAGAGAGTTGATCTTTTTGATCTCAGAGAAAGACCAATAGGATCTTTATCTGGAGGGCAACGCAAAAGAGCTTTTCTTGCAAGAGCAATTGCCCAACGGGCATCAGTACTCTTATTAGACGAACCTTTTTCTGGAGTTGATGTACCCACTGAAAAGCTTATGGCTGAGCTATTTCTTCAGTTTCGACAAGAAGGACATACTATTTTGATATCCACTCATGATTTGAATCATGTGCGAGATTTCTGTGATTTTGTTGTCCTTATCAATAAGACAGTTCTTGCGTATGGCAAAACCTCGGAGGTCTTTACTTCTGAAAATCTAAATAAAACATTTGGAGGAATTCCTCCAAACCCTTTATCAGGTCCAACGTCAAGTAAAGATTTTATAAATGAGTGAATTTCTAATTTCCATTACGCCAATTGATTGGCTATTGGATCCATTAACTCATGACTTCATGAGAAGAGCTTTAATGGTTAGCGCCTTAGTAGGAGGTGTTTGCGGACTTTTATCTTGTTATATGACATTAAAAGGTTGGGCATTAATGGGTGACGCGGTTTCTCATGCGGTTATGCCAGGAGTAGTAGTTGCTTATGCCTTAGGGCTCCCTTTTTCCTTAGGCGCTTTTGTTTTTGGCGTTGGTTCAGTTGCTTTGATTGGATTTGTTAAACAGAAATCTAGAATCAAAGAAGATACAGTAATAGGACTTGTTTTTACTGGCTTTTTTGCTTTAGGCCTTGTATTGGTCTCAAAAATTAAAAGTAATATTGATCTAATGCAAATACTTTTTGGAAGCCCTCTTGGTATTTCTCGTTCAGATGTTAACCAGACTTTAATAATTTCGTTTATTGTTATATCTATTTTGCTTATATTTAGAAAAGATTTAATGCTTTATTGCTTTGATGCTAAACATGCTAGATCTATAGGAATAAATACAGGTATTCTTCATTATTTATTATTAACTTTATTGTCATTATCCGCAGTTGTAGGACTGCAAACCGTAGGTATTATACTTGTAGTAGCAATGTTGATAACTCCTGGTGCGACAGCATACTTGCTTACAGATCGTTTTGATAGGATGACAATATTAGCAGTGATTAGCAGCTCTTTCTCAAGTATTTTAGGTGTTTATATAAGTTATTGGTCAGATATAGAAACAGGAGGATCTATTGTTTTAGTACAAACATTAATCTTTTTAATAGCTTTCTTATTCGC encodes the following:
- the thrS gene encoding threonine--tRNA ligase — translated: MPIITLPDGSEKNYESSVTIEKIATDIGPGLAKAALAGRVNGNLLDTCIPITNDAEIQIITSKDNEGLEIIRHSFAHLLGHAVKQLYPEAKMAIGPVIEDGFYYDISYKDTFTPVDLEKIEKRIKELINKDYDVDVEVVSPAKATQVFSERGEVFKLDIIKNIPKDEIIKLYKHEEYIDMCRGPHVPNTRHLRAFKLMKVSGAYWRGDSNNEMLQRIYGTAWKNSKELKEYINRIEEAEKRDHRKLGKKLSLFHFQEEAPGMIFWHPNGWTIYRVLQDFIRETISKYDYQELKSPQIVCRSLWEKSGHWDKFKEDMFTTTSENKEYAIKPMNCPCHVQVFNQGLKSYRDLPIRLSEFGSCHRNEPSGALHGLMRVRNFVQDDGHIFCTNEQIQEEVQSFIDLVFEVYKAFGFNSILIKLSTRPEKRVGSDDVWDKSEKALSDALDSKGLDWSLLPGEGAFYGPKIEFSLKDCLNRVWQCGTIQVDFSMPERLNSSYIDVDGKKQPPVMLHRAILGSFERFIGILIENYSGNLPIWLCPLQIVVMGITDRNNDACLDTKSKLIKYGFRASVDTRNEKVGFKIREHTMQRIPFLIIIGDKEEENNEISVRTREGKDLGKMTLDKFKLIMDESISKKSLVESK
- the trpS gene encoding tryptophan--tRNA ligase encodes the protein MNQKRVLSGVQPTGDVHIGNWLGAIRNWVELQENYETFVCVVDLHAITTPHDPKSLHQNSLSTAALYIACGMNPDKCSIFIQSQISAHSELCWILNCLTPLNWMERMIQFKEKSIKQGDNVSIGLLDYPVLMAADILLYDADLVPVGEDQKQHLELARDIASQRINSKFGTKENPILKVPNPLILKECSKVMSLTDGTKKMSKSDPNENSRITLLDSPDVITKKIKRAKTDSQLGLEFGNPSRPEAENLLTIYSIISGLGREKAAEYCAEMGWGKFKPEFTEAMINVLKPIQEKYKELMNDPEELKRILNKGKLTAQEVSKLTLKRVKDALGFYSTL
- a CDS encoding YcjF family protein; translation: MENHSLTKPPLSLPSFSIPKISLFIGLTITGQWVLSDVAHIPGGGLGLLLGLGCIFYFLKPGKVSFDAPSTVQGWVRRCHDVLENFEYLLEDGEQSERKKERINSLQKIIDRSEDQSIGFLKTKGVKLPDKEQLEKVLGINNQIKVSFPPALPVRDRNWILPDLIQDQDFIVYSLALPMSAADLLWIKNIPTDQPAWLMVASKESTDWSDERNALEAQLPDRWTNRVLKWDGSQTEMATVLSPIKKLLENPKKNTDITKQRLLSRLHTSWQKDLEKLRREKFKVIQTRSQWIVAGIVFASPVASTDLLAVAVVNGLMIKEMSKIWSSKMKPELLEAVSRQLAMAAIAQGVVEWSGQSLLSLAKLDGSSWVAAGTIQALSAAYLTRVVGRSMADWMALNNGVTQPDLELIKQQAPQLVSKAAELERVDWVAFLKQSKEWIHSQSMNYKVKSV
- a CDS encoding metal ABC transporter substrate-binding protein; amino-acid sequence: MFNKKVPFDYLYKKNKILGLYIFLSLNILFLIGCVNKNTYRPSNDKPFVLTTFTILADLARNVAGDRLLVKSITKPGAEIHSYQFTPSDIVKTKGAKLIIENGLGLEAWFSKFMISTGDIPNVKLTEGMKPLLIEGDAYSGKPNPHAWMSPKRAKNYVDKIVDAFIKIDPDGALEYSSNASTYKAKLELLDKELRDSLSSIPKERRFLVTCEGAFTYLARDYGMKEAYLWPVNAESQVTPRRMVNLIKKIQENEVPTIFCESTVSAEAQMEVAKSSGAVFGGTFYVDSLSNQNGPAPTYIDLLRHNVRLITKGLSISAIKK
- a CDS encoding metal ABC transporter ATP-binding protein — translated: MNPIFKSNEKDFMRIEADQVCVDYNGTVALYDASLNLKAGSICGLVGMNGAGKSTFFKALMGFVRPSRGKIKINGINVNQAQKEQSVAYVPQNEGIDYSFPVSVWDVVMMGRYGAMNIFRIPRESDRRAVVHALERVDLFDLRERPIGSLSGGQRKRAFLARAIAQRASVLLLDEPFSGVDVPTEKLMAELFLQFRQEGHTILISTHDLNHVRDFCDFVVLINKTVLAYGKTSEVFTSENLNKTFGGIPPNPLSGPTSSKDFINE